GCGAACGCTGGCTTCCCGTTTGTGGAACGAAGTGAAGGTTAAGAAGCCGCCGATAAAGAAAAAGCAACTCAGCAGAAAACATTGAACGGACTGGATAATTTCTGGAAAGGCAAAATAGAGATCGCTATGAACAAAAATCAGCAACAACAGTGCAAATATCTTCAGCCAATCGAATTCAGCGGTCAAGCGCGTCTGCGACACGACTAAACACCGCCCCTACTCGTGGGGGCGCGCATCTTCACTCGGGGGTCACCTTTTGGCGAGCACACCTGCGCAAGACACTAATAATGCTTGCGGCAGAGAGAAAACAAAAAGCATGTTAAACGCAGCATGCACGGAACAGGGCAGAGGCAGCGGTTTCATTAAGCCGCGCAGGGTTTATCCTTTCACGTTAAACGCTAATCTTTTATGGCTTCTATGAAGCTCATGACGTTCCACAGTTTAACCCGCGTGTACGGCGGCATATTCGGATCCTGCAAAATCTCATCCAAAAGCGATATGGCATTTGAGGCTCTGACGGCAGGCGTGTACTCGCCTGTTTGCAGCGCGTTCATGGCGTCTTTCGCGGCGCGCCGGATATTCCGTGGCGTAGTGCTGTCTTCTGAAACTTCTCCAAGCACAGCCAGCGCTTGCTTGATTCGTTCCTCATATTCCTCAGCTTTTTTCTTCCGCACCATAAACAACCACCTAACCAATAGCGCAGTAACCAAGTTATATAAGCTTTGATACGTATTTACTTTGGGGTTCCCATGCAGGAAAAAACTGGTGACGCATCCATTAAGCGCATGGCTGACTTGCTGCGGCAGGGCACCACGTTGACTGAGTTGGCGTGTCCAGTTTGCGTTTCGCCGCTTTTCAGGCTAAAAGACGGAACCTTGTGGTGCGCGAAATGCGAAAAGAAAGTCGTAATTGTAAAGGAGGGTGAGGAAGCGGAGAAAGCCGCGGGCGCAGCGATGGATAAGCTTGAAGCCACGCTCTTGTCGAAAGTGCAGGAGATGCAGAGCAAGATTCAGCAGACTGAGGATGTGGATGAGTTGCAGAAGCTGA
The sequence above is drawn from the Candidatus Bathyarchaeota archaeon genome and encodes:
- a CDS encoding UPF0147 family protein; protein product: MVRKKKAEEYEERIKQALAVLGEVSEDSTTPRNIRRAAKDAMNALQTGEYTPAVRASNAISLLDEILQDPNMPPYTRVKLWNVMSFIEAIKD